In one Solanum dulcamara chromosome 1, daSolDulc1.2, whole genome shotgun sequence genomic region, the following are encoded:
- the LOC129900084 gene encoding uncharacterized protein LOC129900084, with protein MNQRAAIRGRPSGTDGSDFSYRMVVDSRYTKVAKAKSLLAKLIFAQVVTQLMIAANVFVSLSKNESPDRVSVSSLVIGFVSIVAGELGRKKSRSNFLKFYVFGSSMAIMLSVAYLAMSNLQLEAFQNFTSLETLKIAAVLLGFVVQLFVIGTTVSLIKNMAPPKRAS; from the exons ATGAATCAGCGGGCAGCCATTAGAGGGAGGCCGTCCGGAACTGATGGCTCTGATTTCTCCTACCGCATGGTCGTTGATTCCA GATACACGAAAGTTGCAAAAGCAAAGTCTCTTCTGGCCAAATTGATCTTCGCTCAG GTTGTAACTCAATTGATGATAGCAGCTAATGTATTTGTTTCATTATCAAAGAACGAGTCTCCTGATAGAGTTTCGGTTTCTTCCCTTGTGATTGGCTTCGTGTCTATTGTGGCAGGAGAATTAG GTCGAAAGAAAAGCCGATCCAACTTTCTGAAGTTTTATGTCTTTGGGTCATCAATGGCAATCATGCTGTCTGTGGCATATCTTGCTATGAGCAATCTCCAATTGGAG GCTTTCCAAAATTTTACGAGTTTGGAGACTCTAAAGATTGCAGCTGTCCTACTAG GATTTGTGGTACAATTATTTGTAATTGGTACAACCGTTtctcttattaaaaatatggCACCTCCTAAGAGGGCTTCTTGA
- the LOC129886619 gene encoding uncharacterized protein LOC129886619, with amino-acid sequence MIGEVEKMVTVGLVWGATNALMRKGAIKWDETIKSLPQPNTPQHPVITNLRNWLKLLLIWQYSLPFLINLSASATFFAILSDTPISLAVPVTNATTFAATAVFGLILGEETRVRLALFGTSLIVLGVYICIM; translated from the coding sequence atgatCGGAGAAGTGGAGAAGATGGTAACAGTAGGCCTTGTTTGGGGAGCAACAAATGCTCTAATGCGAAAAGGAGCAATCAAATGGGACGAAACCATCAAATCTTTACCTCAACCAAACACACCACAACATCCAGTAATAACCAATCTACGAAATTGGCTCAAACTTCTATTGATTTGGCAATATTCATTGCCATTTCTTATAAATCTGTCAGCATCAGCTACTTTCTTTGCGATTCTAAGTGATACACCAATTTCTTTAGCTGTTCCTGTTACGAATGCCACAACTTTTGCTGCTACTGCTGTTTTTGGATTGATTCTTGGTGAAGAAACTCGTGTTCGTCTTGCTCTTTTTGGTACTTCTCTTATTGTTCTTGGtgtttatatttgtattatgtaa
- the LOC129900097 gene encoding ribonuclease H2 subunit A: MGCLGQLPIWASKPCIMGIDEAGRGPVLGPMVYGCLYCARSYQKTLSTLQFADSKTLKEEKREELFEELKTNESIGWAVDVIDPRDLSAKMLKKNKINLNEISHNSAIGLVRKTLDLGVLLTEVYVDTVGDPEKYRVKLSELFPAIKFVVAKKADSLYPVVSGASIVAKVTRDRALRDWVLDETAENMQRNFGSGYPGDPETKAWLDHHKHTVFGFPTLVRFSWGTCNAYFKDSVEVVWESDANDEDESNGRASKRQVKLTSIGFTGVKRKSEDIESNGKGRCKFFQARKLELLSQF; this comes from the exons ATGGGTTGTTTGGGGCAGCTTCCGATTTGGGCATCGAAGCCTTGTATCATGGGTATTGACGAAGCTGGTCGCGGTCCTGTTTTAG GGCCAATGGTCTATGGATGCCTGTATTGTGCACGCTCATACCAGAAGACTCTTTCCACTTTACAGTTTGCAG ACTCGAAGACtttgaaagaagagaagagggaAGAACTATTCGAGGAATTAAAGACAAATGAATCCATCGGATGGGCTGTTGATGTGATAGATCCTAGAGATCTCTCAGCCAAAATGTTAAAGAA AAACAAAATAAATCTTAATGAAATATCACATAATTCTGCCATTGGCCTCGTGAGGAAGACACTGGATCTTGGTGTTCTTTTAACTGAG GTTTATGTGGATACTGTTGGTGATCCTGAAAAGTATAGAGTGAAGCTATCAGAATTATTTCCAGCAATCAAATTTGTTGTTGCAAAAAAAGCTGACAGTCTTTACCCTGTCGTAAGTGGAGCCAGTATTGTTGCAAAG GTTACTAGGGACCGAGCCTTGCGGGATTGGGTACTTGATGAAACTGCTGAGAACATGCAAAGGAACTTCGGATCTGGATATCCTGGAG ATCCTGAGACAAAAGCTTGGCTGGATCATCACAAACACACAGTTTTTGGGTTCCCAACCTTGGTCCGTTTCAGCTGGGGAACGTGTAATGCATACTTCAAGGATAGTGTCGAAGTAGTATG GGAATCTGATGCCAATGACGAAGATGAATCCAACGGAAGAGCAAGTAAGCGGCAGGTGAAGCTAACTAGTATTGGTTTCACAGGTGTAAAGAGGAAAAGTGAAGATATTGAGTCAAATGGGAAAGGCCGTTGCAAATTCTTCCAAGCTCGTAAACTTGAGCTTCTCTCACAGTTCTGA